The following proteins are encoded in a genomic region of Mahella australiensis 50-1 BON:
- a CDS encoding Asp23/Gls24 family envelope stress response protein, translating into MKVYALIGPSGTGKSYKAVGVAVEKNVDYIIDDGLLIQSNKIIAGSSAKKEPTKIAAIRRAVFMDPKHAAEVKAAIDAYKPNGVLILGTSEEMVNRIAQNLELPPIQEMIYISDISSPMEIYTARRIRSEEGKHVIPVPTFEVKKDFSGYFIDSVKSLIFRGRRPHITEKTIVRPTYSYRGRYTISDKAVADIAIYNCINVPGIKSVLNAAVEINGEGVIINVEVIMEYGFNMRSVLKEAQSRINKDVEYLTGLNVLQVNISARSVAI; encoded by the coding sequence ATGAAGGTATATGCGTTGATAGGTCCCAGTGGCACAGGAAAGAGCTATAAAGCAGTCGGTGTGGCAGTAGAGAAAAATGTCGATTACATTATAGACGATGGTTTGCTCATACAGAGCAATAAAATTATAGCAGGCTCGTCAGCCAAAAAGGAGCCTACTAAGATAGCTGCTATAAGGCGAGCGGTATTTATGGATCCTAAGCATGCGGCCGAGGTTAAGGCTGCTATAGACGCATATAAGCCTAATGGTGTCCTGATACTGGGTACATCCGAAGAAATGGTAAACCGAATAGCGCAGAACCTTGAATTGCCACCTATACAGGAAATGATATATATAAGCGATATATCATCGCCTATGGAGATATATACGGCAAGAAGGATACGCTCAGAAGAAGGAAAACATGTTATACCGGTTCCGACTTTTGAGGTAAAAAAGGACTTTTCGGGTTATTTTATCGATAGTGTCAAGAGCCTTATATTCAGAGGCAGACGGCCGCATATAACCGAAAAAACCATCGTTAGGCCAACATATAGCTATAGAGGACGATATACTATATCGGATAAAGCCGTAGCCGATATAGCTATATATAATTGTATAAATGTACCGGGTATAAAGAGTGTACTCAATGCTGCTGTAGAGATAAACGGTGAAGGCGTAATCATCAATGTCGAGGTGATTATGGAATATGGTTTCAATATGCGCTCGGTATTAAAGGAGGCTCAAAGCCGCATAAATAAAGATGTGGAATATCTTACTGGTTTGAATGTGCTGCAGGTCAATATTTCAGCCCGCAGTGTAGCTATATAG
- a CDS encoding sulfide/dihydroorotate dehydrogenase-like FAD/NAD-binding protein: MYKILQKEKLAPSVYIMKVEAPLVARKAQPGQFIILRVYDMGERIPLTIADYDRDKGTITIVFQEVGKTTKLLAALEEGQYIQDFAGPLGKPSEFDGLKTVLAIGGGVGAAPLYPQVRRMHEMGIDVDVILGAKSKDYLILTEEIKPFCRNMYIATDDGSVGYHGFVSDVLKKLVEEDGQTYDRVIAIGPLIMMKVVSGMTKQYNIPTIVSMNPIMMDGTGMCGACRVKVGDEVKHACVDGPDFDGHLVDFDEAMRRQAFYRDEEGLALHTLEEGGQCQCH; the protein is encoded by the coding sequence GTGTACAAAATACTCCAGAAGGAAAAACTCGCACCGTCGGTGTACATTATGAAGGTGGAGGCTCCACTGGTAGCACGGAAAGCGCAGCCTGGCCAATTCATAATACTGCGCGTATACGATATGGGCGAACGTATACCGCTAACTATAGCAGATTATGACAGGGATAAGGGTACCATTACTATAGTATTTCAGGAGGTGGGCAAGACCACAAAATTGCTGGCTGCTTTGGAGGAAGGACAGTATATACAGGATTTTGCAGGACCTCTTGGGAAACCTTCCGAATTCGACGGTTTAAAAACCGTGCTGGCTATAGGCGGGGGAGTGGGGGCTGCTCCTTTGTATCCCCAGGTGCGCAGGATGCATGAAATGGGAATAGATGTGGATGTCATTCTTGGAGCCAAGAGCAAGGATTATCTTATACTGACCGAAGAAATAAAGCCATTTTGCCGCAATATGTATATAGCTACCGATGATGGTTCGGTCGGATACCATGGCTTTGTCAGCGATGTATTAAAAAAGCTTGTGGAAGAGGACGGGCAAACCTATGACAGGGTTATAGCTATAGGGCCGCTTATAATGATGAAGGTGGTTTCTGGGATGACTAAACAGTATAATATACCCACCATAGTCAGTATGAATCCCATTATGATGGATGGTACCGGGATGTGCGGGGCTTGCCGCGTCAAAGTGGGCGATGAAGTAAAACACGCCTGTGTCGATGGACCGGATTTCGATGGCCATCTTGTGGATTTCGATGAGGCTATGAGACGGCAGGCTTTTTATAGGGATGAAGAGGGATTGGCGCTGCATACGCTGGAAGAAGGAGGGCAATGCCAATGCCATTAA